One genomic segment of Arachis duranensis cultivar V14167 chromosome 4, aradu.V14167.gnm2.J7QH, whole genome shotgun sequence includes these proteins:
- the LOC107482868 gene encoding uncharacterized protein LOC107482868, whose protein sequence is MADFGEEEQVWNKEKDHHQDSAGSRTMMMRIPRANTTLTPSFSSSSSYDDAKVVKLEGSSSNSSSSTEPMNIPDWSKIYGKSKSKKKGYDYYDDENGDDDGDGDDDMVPPHEWIARRLARTQISSFSMCEGMGRTLKGRDLSKVRNAILTKTGFIE, encoded by the exons ATGGCAGATTTTGGTGAAGAAGAACAAGTGTGGAACAAAGAGAAGGATCATCATCAAGATTCAGCTGGTTCAAGAACCATGATGATGAGA ATTCCAAGGGCTAATACCACATTAACaccctctttctcttcttcttcttcttatgaTGATGCCAAAGTGGTTAAACTTGAAGGGTCTTCTTCTAATTCATCTTCATCAACAGAACCTATGAACATCCCTGACTGGTCAAAAATTTATGGTAAGAGTAAGAGCAAGAAAAAAGGGTATGATTATTATGATGATGaaaatggtgatgatgatggtgatggtgatgatgatatggTTCCACCACATGAATGGATAGCAAGGAGACTAGCAAGGACTCagatctcatcattttcaaTGTGTGAAGGAATGGGAAGAACACTCAAAGGAAGAGATCTTAGCAAAGTGAGGAATGCCATTTTGACCAAAACCGGCTTCATTGAGTAA
- the LOC127746524 gene encoding 40S ribosomal protein S3a-2, with protein sequence MAVGKNKRISKGKKGGKKKAADPFAKKDWYDIKAPSVFQVNNVGKTLVTRTQGNKIASEGLKHRVFEVSLADLQGDEDHAFRKIRLRAEDVQGRNVLTNFWGMDFTTDKLRSLVKKWQTLIEAFVDVKTTDNYILRLFFIGFTKRRYNQMKRTSYAQSGQIRQIRRKMREIMTKQATSCDLKELVRKFIPEMIGKEIEKATSNIYPLQNGFIRKVKILKAPKFDLGKLMEVHGGDYAEDIGDKVDRSVDEPMAEAGAEVVGV encoded by the exons ATGGCCGTCGGAAAAAACAAGCGCATCTCCAAGGGAAAGAAGGGTGGCAAGAAGAAGGC CGCCGATCCCTTTGCCAAGAAGGATTGGTACGATATCAAGGCTCCTTCCGTCTTCCAGGTCAATAATGTGGGCAAAACCCTTGTTACTCGTACTCAGGGCAATAAG ATTGCTTCTGAAGGACTCAAACATAGAGTGTTTGAGGTCTCACTTGCTGATCTTCAAGGGGATGAGGACCACGCCTTCAGGAAGATTAGACTGAGAGCAGAAGATGTACAAGGAAGGAATGTGCTCACAAATTTCTGG GGAATGGATTTTACTACTGACAAGCTGAGGTCGCTTGTCAAAAAATGGCAAACTTTGATTGAAGCTTTCGTGGATGTGAAGACCAcagataattatattttgaggCTTTTCTTTATTGGGTTTACCAAAAGACGGTATAACCAAATGAAAAGAACCTCTTATGCCCAATCAGGGCAAATTCGGCAG ATTCGCAGGAAGATGAGGGAGATCATGACCAAGCAGGCAACATCCTGTGATCTCAAGGAGTTGGTCCGTAAGTTTATCCCAGAAATGATTGGGAAAGAGATCGAGAAGGCTACTTCTAACATTTACCCTCTTCAAAATGGGTTTATCAGGAAAGTTAAGATCCTGAAAGCCCCAAAATTTGATCTGGGGAAATTGATGGAG GTCCACGGTGGTGACTATGCTGAAGATATTGGTGACAAAGTGGACAGGTCTGTTGATGAACCAATGGCCGAGGCTGGGGCTGAAGTTGTTGGCGTTTAA